A window of the Salvelinus sp. IW2-2015 linkage group LG3, ASM291031v2, whole genome shotgun sequence genome harbors these coding sequences:
- the mtmr1a gene encoding phosphatidylinositol-3-phosphate phosphatase MTMR1 isoform X2, translated as MEKQSVGGGDSPALPGVPNRNNKPRTLANSGSTQASVETLDSPTGSHVEWCKQLIAATISSQMSSITPDTASRDFKVGRRTDLPRALRDGTMQVQVDEVPLVPGETIKAVAKDVMYICPFTGLVTGTLTSTNYKLYFISLERDTPFILDVNLGAISRLETISVQSHGENTQGMEIVCKDMRSPRFAYKKEDASQPEIVEVLTKHTFPLSNGLPLFAFLYKEKFLVDGWKVYDPISEYKRQGLPNESWTISKMNSSYEVCDTYPALLVIPTSIKDDDLKRVVAFRARHRIPVLSWIHPESQATIVRSSQPLVGPSDRRCKEDERYLQTIMDANAQSHKLTIFDARQSSVADNNKAKDGGYESESFYHNVELNFLEIPNIHVMRESLRKLKEVVYPSTDEAHWHSAVDQTHWLEYMRVLLVGAVRIADKLESGKTSVVVHCSDGWDRTAQLTSLAMLMLDSHYRTLRGFQVLLEKEWISFGHKFAARVGHGDENHANSERSPLFIQFIDCVWQMTRQFPAAFEFNELFLITILDHLYSCLFGTFLYNSEQERVANEVQTKTVSLWSYINSQPEDFTNPFYVDYEHHVLYPLASVRHLELWTGYYVRWNPRMRPQMPVHQNLKELLFLKAELQRKVEELQREASSSHGSLSSSSERTSSPSHSGGTPLHTTV; from the exons ATGGAAAAGCAGTCGGTTGGAGGAGGAGATAGCCCTGCGCTGCCGGGAGTACCGAATCGAAACAACAAGCCACGAACGCTGGCCAACTCTGGATCGACACAGGCTAGCGTGGAGACATTGGACAG TCCCACAGGTTCTCATGTGGAGTGGTGTAAGCAGCTGATAGCAGCCACCATCTCCAGCCAGATGTCATCCATAACCCCAGACACTGCATCCAGAGACTTCAAG GTTGGGAGAAGGACAGATCTCCCAAGG GCTCTCAGAGACGGAACCATGCAGGTCCAGGTGGATGAGGTTCCACTGGTTCCGGGAGAGACCATCAAGGCTGTGG CCAAGGATGTGATGTACATCTGTCCCTTCACTGGCTTGGTGACAGGAACCCTCACCAGCACCAACTATAAACTATACTTTATCAGCCTGGAGAGG GATACTCCGTTCATCCTGGATGTGAACCTGGGAGCGATCAGTCGTCTCGAGACCATCAGTGTCCAGAGTCATGGAGAGAACACACAGGGCATGGAGATAGTCTGTAAG gaCATGCGTAGTCCCAGGTTTGCCTATAAGAAGGAGGACGCCAGCCAACCAGAGATAGTGGAGGTTCTAACAAAACACACCTTCCCCCTATCAAATGGCCTG CCCTTGTTTGCATTCCTGTATAAGGAGAAGTTTCTTGTGGACGGATGGAAGGTGTACGATCCCATATCTGAGTACAAGAgacag GGTCTTCCCAACGAGAGTTGGACCATCAGTAAGATGAACAGTAGTTATGAGGTGTGTGACACCTACCCTGCCCTGCTGGTCATCCCCACTAGCATCAAGGACGACGACCTCAAACGAGTTGTGGCCTTCAGGGCCAGGCACCGCATACCG GTATTGTCATGGATCCACCCGGAGAGCCAGGCCACTATAGTCCGTAGCAGTCAGCCTTTAGTGGGACCCTCTGACCGGCGCTGCAAGGAGGACGAAAGATACCTCCAGACCATCATGGATGCTAACGCACAGTCGCACAAACTCACCATATTTGACGCCCGACAGAGCAGCGTGGCAGACAACAACAAG gcTAAGGATGGTGGTTATGAGAGTGAGAGTTTCTATCACAACGTAGAACTCAACTTCCTGGAGATCCCCAACATCCACGTGATGAGGGAGTCACTGAGGAAACTGAAGGAAGTGGTCTACCCTAGTACCGATGAGGCTCACTGGCACTCTGCAGTCGACCAGACACACTGGCTAGAGTACATGCGG GTCCTCCTTGTGGGTGCAGTGCGTATAGCTGACAAGCTGGAGTCTGGTAAAACCTCTGTGGTGGTCCACTGTAGTGATGGGTGGGACCGGACAGCCCAGCTCACCTCTCTGGCCATGCTGATGCTGGACAGCCACTACCGCACCCTCAGGGGCTTCCAG GTGCTGCTGGAGAAGGAGTGGATCAGCTTCGGACACAAGTTCGCCGCG CGTGTGGGCCATGGGGATGAGAACCATGCCAACTCGGAGAGATCACCTCTCTTCATCCAATTTATAGACTGTGTCTGGCAGATGACCCGACAG TTCCCTGCAGCATTTGAGTTCAATGAGTTGTTCCTAATCACCATTCTGGACCACCTCTACAGCTGTCTCTTTGGTACGTTCCTCTACAACAGCGAACAGGAGAGAGTCGCCAAT GAAGTCCAGACTAAGACAGTCTCTTTATGGTCCTACATCAACAGTCAACCAGAGGACTTCACCAACCCGTTCTATGTGGACTATGAGCACCACGTCCTGTACCCTCTGGCTAGTGTTAGACACCTGGAGCTGTGGACCGGGTATTACGTGCGATGGAACCCCCGTATGAGGCCGCAG ATGCCAGTGCACCAGAACCTGAAGGAGTTGTTGTTCCTGAAAGCTGAGTTACAGAGGAAGGTTGAAGAGCTACAGAGAGAAGCATCTTCATCACACGGCTCTCTTTCCTCTTCATCAGAACGCACATCATCACCGTCACACAGCGGGGGCACGCCCCTACACACCACCGTctga
- the mtmr1a gene encoding phosphatidylinositol-3-phosphate phosphatase MTMR1 isoform X1 — translation MEKQSVGGGDSPALPGVPNRNNKPRTLANSGSTQASVETLDSPTGSHVEWCKQLIAATISSQMSSITPDTASRDFKVGRRTDLPRVSKRPVLRALRDGTMQVQVDEVPLVPGETIKAVAKDVMYICPFTGLVTGTLTSTNYKLYFISLERDTPFILDVNLGAISRLETISVQSHGENTQGMEIVCKDMRSPRFAYKKEDASQPEIVEVLTKHTFPLSNGLPLFAFLYKEKFLVDGWKVYDPISEYKRQGLPNESWTISKMNSSYEVCDTYPALLVIPTSIKDDDLKRVVAFRARHRIPVLSWIHPESQATIVRSSQPLVGPSDRRCKEDERYLQTIMDANAQSHKLTIFDARQSSVADNNKAKDGGYESESFYHNVELNFLEIPNIHVMRESLRKLKEVVYPSTDEAHWHSAVDQTHWLEYMRVLLVGAVRIADKLESGKTSVVVHCSDGWDRTAQLTSLAMLMLDSHYRTLRGFQVLLEKEWISFGHKFAARVGHGDENHANSERSPLFIQFIDCVWQMTRQFPAAFEFNELFLITILDHLYSCLFGTFLYNSEQERVANEVQTKTVSLWSYINSQPEDFTNPFYVDYEHHVLYPLASVRHLELWTGYYVRWNPRMRPQMPVHQNLKELLFLKAELQRKVEELQREASSSHGSLSSSSERTSSPSHSGGTPLHTTV, via the exons ATGGAAAAGCAGTCGGTTGGAGGAGGAGATAGCCCTGCGCTGCCGGGAGTACCGAATCGAAACAACAAGCCACGAACGCTGGCCAACTCTGGATCGACACAGGCTAGCGTGGAGACATTGGACAG TCCCACAGGTTCTCATGTGGAGTGGTGTAAGCAGCTGATAGCAGCCACCATCTCCAGCCAGATGTCATCCATAACCCCAGACACTGCATCCAGAGACTTCAAG GTTGGGAGAAGGACAGATCTCCCAAGG GTGTCCAAGAGGCCTGTTCTCAGG GCTCTCAGAGACGGAACCATGCAGGTCCAGGTGGATGAGGTTCCACTGGTTCCGGGAGAGACCATCAAGGCTGTGG CCAAGGATGTGATGTACATCTGTCCCTTCACTGGCTTGGTGACAGGAACCCTCACCAGCACCAACTATAAACTATACTTTATCAGCCTGGAGAGG GATACTCCGTTCATCCTGGATGTGAACCTGGGAGCGATCAGTCGTCTCGAGACCATCAGTGTCCAGAGTCATGGAGAGAACACACAGGGCATGGAGATAGTCTGTAAG gaCATGCGTAGTCCCAGGTTTGCCTATAAGAAGGAGGACGCCAGCCAACCAGAGATAGTGGAGGTTCTAACAAAACACACCTTCCCCCTATCAAATGGCCTG CCCTTGTTTGCATTCCTGTATAAGGAGAAGTTTCTTGTGGACGGATGGAAGGTGTACGATCCCATATCTGAGTACAAGAgacag GGTCTTCCCAACGAGAGTTGGACCATCAGTAAGATGAACAGTAGTTATGAGGTGTGTGACACCTACCCTGCCCTGCTGGTCATCCCCACTAGCATCAAGGACGACGACCTCAAACGAGTTGTGGCCTTCAGGGCCAGGCACCGCATACCG GTATTGTCATGGATCCACCCGGAGAGCCAGGCCACTATAGTCCGTAGCAGTCAGCCTTTAGTGGGACCCTCTGACCGGCGCTGCAAGGAGGACGAAAGATACCTCCAGACCATCATGGATGCTAACGCACAGTCGCACAAACTCACCATATTTGACGCCCGACAGAGCAGCGTGGCAGACAACAACAAG gcTAAGGATGGTGGTTATGAGAGTGAGAGTTTCTATCACAACGTAGAACTCAACTTCCTGGAGATCCCCAACATCCACGTGATGAGGGAGTCACTGAGGAAACTGAAGGAAGTGGTCTACCCTAGTACCGATGAGGCTCACTGGCACTCTGCAGTCGACCAGACACACTGGCTAGAGTACATGCGG GTCCTCCTTGTGGGTGCAGTGCGTATAGCTGACAAGCTGGAGTCTGGTAAAACCTCTGTGGTGGTCCACTGTAGTGATGGGTGGGACCGGACAGCCCAGCTCACCTCTCTGGCCATGCTGATGCTGGACAGCCACTACCGCACCCTCAGGGGCTTCCAG GTGCTGCTGGAGAAGGAGTGGATCAGCTTCGGACACAAGTTCGCCGCG CGTGTGGGCCATGGGGATGAGAACCATGCCAACTCGGAGAGATCACCTCTCTTCATCCAATTTATAGACTGTGTCTGGCAGATGACCCGACAG TTCCCTGCAGCATTTGAGTTCAATGAGTTGTTCCTAATCACCATTCTGGACCACCTCTACAGCTGTCTCTTTGGTACGTTCCTCTACAACAGCGAACAGGAGAGAGTCGCCAAT GAAGTCCAGACTAAGACAGTCTCTTTATGGTCCTACATCAACAGTCAACCAGAGGACTTCACCAACCCGTTCTATGTGGACTATGAGCACCACGTCCTGTACCCTCTGGCTAGTGTTAGACACCTGGAGCTGTGGACCGGGTATTACGTGCGATGGAACCCCCGTATGAGGCCGCAG ATGCCAGTGCACCAGAACCTGAAGGAGTTGTTGTTCCTGAAAGCTGAGTTACAGAGGAAGGTTGAAGAGCTACAGAGAGAAGCATCTTCATCACACGGCTCTCTTTCCTCTTCATCAGAACGCACATCATCACCGTCACACAGCGGGGGCACGCCCCTACACACCACCGTctga
- the mtmr1a gene encoding phosphatidylinositol-3-phosphate phosphatase MTMR1 isoform X3, with translation MEKQSVGGGDSPALPGVPNRNNKPRTLANSGSTQASVETLDSPTGSHVEWCKQLIAATISSQMSSITPDTASRDFKVSKRPVLRALRDGTMQVQVDEVPLVPGETIKAVAKDVMYICPFTGLVTGTLTSTNYKLYFISLERDTPFILDVNLGAISRLETISVQSHGENTQGMEIVCKDMRSPRFAYKKEDASQPEIVEVLTKHTFPLSNGLPLFAFLYKEKFLVDGWKVYDPISEYKRQGLPNESWTISKMNSSYEVCDTYPALLVIPTSIKDDDLKRVVAFRARHRIPVLSWIHPESQATIVRSSQPLVGPSDRRCKEDERYLQTIMDANAQSHKLTIFDARQSSVADNNKAKDGGYESESFYHNVELNFLEIPNIHVMRESLRKLKEVVYPSTDEAHWHSAVDQTHWLEYMRVLLVGAVRIADKLESGKTSVVVHCSDGWDRTAQLTSLAMLMLDSHYRTLRGFQVLLEKEWISFGHKFAARVGHGDENHANSERSPLFIQFIDCVWQMTRQFPAAFEFNELFLITILDHLYSCLFGTFLYNSEQERVANEVQTKTVSLWSYINSQPEDFTNPFYVDYEHHVLYPLASVRHLELWTGYYVRWNPRMRPQMPVHQNLKELLFLKAELQRKVEELQREASSSHGSLSSSSERTSSPSHSGGTPLHTTV, from the exons ATGGAAAAGCAGTCGGTTGGAGGAGGAGATAGCCCTGCGCTGCCGGGAGTACCGAATCGAAACAACAAGCCACGAACGCTGGCCAACTCTGGATCGACACAGGCTAGCGTGGAGACATTGGACAG TCCCACAGGTTCTCATGTGGAGTGGTGTAAGCAGCTGATAGCAGCCACCATCTCCAGCCAGATGTCATCCATAACCCCAGACACTGCATCCAGAGACTTCAAG GTGTCCAAGAGGCCTGTTCTCAGG GCTCTCAGAGACGGAACCATGCAGGTCCAGGTGGATGAGGTTCCACTGGTTCCGGGAGAGACCATCAAGGCTGTGG CCAAGGATGTGATGTACATCTGTCCCTTCACTGGCTTGGTGACAGGAACCCTCACCAGCACCAACTATAAACTATACTTTATCAGCCTGGAGAGG GATACTCCGTTCATCCTGGATGTGAACCTGGGAGCGATCAGTCGTCTCGAGACCATCAGTGTCCAGAGTCATGGAGAGAACACACAGGGCATGGAGATAGTCTGTAAG gaCATGCGTAGTCCCAGGTTTGCCTATAAGAAGGAGGACGCCAGCCAACCAGAGATAGTGGAGGTTCTAACAAAACACACCTTCCCCCTATCAAATGGCCTG CCCTTGTTTGCATTCCTGTATAAGGAGAAGTTTCTTGTGGACGGATGGAAGGTGTACGATCCCATATCTGAGTACAAGAgacag GGTCTTCCCAACGAGAGTTGGACCATCAGTAAGATGAACAGTAGTTATGAGGTGTGTGACACCTACCCTGCCCTGCTGGTCATCCCCACTAGCATCAAGGACGACGACCTCAAACGAGTTGTGGCCTTCAGGGCCAGGCACCGCATACCG GTATTGTCATGGATCCACCCGGAGAGCCAGGCCACTATAGTCCGTAGCAGTCAGCCTTTAGTGGGACCCTCTGACCGGCGCTGCAAGGAGGACGAAAGATACCTCCAGACCATCATGGATGCTAACGCACAGTCGCACAAACTCACCATATTTGACGCCCGACAGAGCAGCGTGGCAGACAACAACAAG gcTAAGGATGGTGGTTATGAGAGTGAGAGTTTCTATCACAACGTAGAACTCAACTTCCTGGAGATCCCCAACATCCACGTGATGAGGGAGTCACTGAGGAAACTGAAGGAAGTGGTCTACCCTAGTACCGATGAGGCTCACTGGCACTCTGCAGTCGACCAGACACACTGGCTAGAGTACATGCGG GTCCTCCTTGTGGGTGCAGTGCGTATAGCTGACAAGCTGGAGTCTGGTAAAACCTCTGTGGTGGTCCACTGTAGTGATGGGTGGGACCGGACAGCCCAGCTCACCTCTCTGGCCATGCTGATGCTGGACAGCCACTACCGCACCCTCAGGGGCTTCCAG GTGCTGCTGGAGAAGGAGTGGATCAGCTTCGGACACAAGTTCGCCGCG CGTGTGGGCCATGGGGATGAGAACCATGCCAACTCGGAGAGATCACCTCTCTTCATCCAATTTATAGACTGTGTCTGGCAGATGACCCGACAG TTCCCTGCAGCATTTGAGTTCAATGAGTTGTTCCTAATCACCATTCTGGACCACCTCTACAGCTGTCTCTTTGGTACGTTCCTCTACAACAGCGAACAGGAGAGAGTCGCCAAT GAAGTCCAGACTAAGACAGTCTCTTTATGGTCCTACATCAACAGTCAACCAGAGGACTTCACCAACCCGTTCTATGTGGACTATGAGCACCACGTCCTGTACCCTCTGGCTAGTGTTAGACACCTGGAGCTGTGGACCGGGTATTACGTGCGATGGAACCCCCGTATGAGGCCGCAG ATGCCAGTGCACCAGAACCTGAAGGAGTTGTTGTTCCTGAAAGCTGAGTTACAGAGGAAGGTTGAAGAGCTACAGAGAGAAGCATCTTCATCACACGGCTCTCTTTCCTCTTCATCAGAACGCACATCATCACCGTCACACAGCGGGGGCACGCCCCTACACACCACCGTctga
- the mtmr1a gene encoding phosphatidylinositol-3-phosphate phosphatase MTMR1 isoform X4 — MEKQSVGGGDSPALPGVPNRNNKPRTLANSGSTQASVETLDSPTGSHVEWCKQLIAATISSQMSSITPDTASRDFKALRDGTMQVQVDEVPLVPGETIKAVAKDVMYICPFTGLVTGTLTSTNYKLYFISLERDTPFILDVNLGAISRLETISVQSHGENTQGMEIVCKDMRSPRFAYKKEDASQPEIVEVLTKHTFPLSNGLPLFAFLYKEKFLVDGWKVYDPISEYKRQGLPNESWTISKMNSSYEVCDTYPALLVIPTSIKDDDLKRVVAFRARHRIPVLSWIHPESQATIVRSSQPLVGPSDRRCKEDERYLQTIMDANAQSHKLTIFDARQSSVADNNKAKDGGYESESFYHNVELNFLEIPNIHVMRESLRKLKEVVYPSTDEAHWHSAVDQTHWLEYMRVLLVGAVRIADKLESGKTSVVVHCSDGWDRTAQLTSLAMLMLDSHYRTLRGFQVLLEKEWISFGHKFAARVGHGDENHANSERSPLFIQFIDCVWQMTRQFPAAFEFNELFLITILDHLYSCLFGTFLYNSEQERVANEVQTKTVSLWSYINSQPEDFTNPFYVDYEHHVLYPLASVRHLELWTGYYVRWNPRMRPQMPVHQNLKELLFLKAELQRKVEELQREASSSHGSLSSSSERTSSPSHSGGTPLHTTV; from the exons ATGGAAAAGCAGTCGGTTGGAGGAGGAGATAGCCCTGCGCTGCCGGGAGTACCGAATCGAAACAACAAGCCACGAACGCTGGCCAACTCTGGATCGACACAGGCTAGCGTGGAGACATTGGACAG TCCCACAGGTTCTCATGTGGAGTGGTGTAAGCAGCTGATAGCAGCCACCATCTCCAGCCAGATGTCATCCATAACCCCAGACACTGCATCCAGAGACTTCAAG GCTCTCAGAGACGGAACCATGCAGGTCCAGGTGGATGAGGTTCCACTGGTTCCGGGAGAGACCATCAAGGCTGTGG CCAAGGATGTGATGTACATCTGTCCCTTCACTGGCTTGGTGACAGGAACCCTCACCAGCACCAACTATAAACTATACTTTATCAGCCTGGAGAGG GATACTCCGTTCATCCTGGATGTGAACCTGGGAGCGATCAGTCGTCTCGAGACCATCAGTGTCCAGAGTCATGGAGAGAACACACAGGGCATGGAGATAGTCTGTAAG gaCATGCGTAGTCCCAGGTTTGCCTATAAGAAGGAGGACGCCAGCCAACCAGAGATAGTGGAGGTTCTAACAAAACACACCTTCCCCCTATCAAATGGCCTG CCCTTGTTTGCATTCCTGTATAAGGAGAAGTTTCTTGTGGACGGATGGAAGGTGTACGATCCCATATCTGAGTACAAGAgacag GGTCTTCCCAACGAGAGTTGGACCATCAGTAAGATGAACAGTAGTTATGAGGTGTGTGACACCTACCCTGCCCTGCTGGTCATCCCCACTAGCATCAAGGACGACGACCTCAAACGAGTTGTGGCCTTCAGGGCCAGGCACCGCATACCG GTATTGTCATGGATCCACCCGGAGAGCCAGGCCACTATAGTCCGTAGCAGTCAGCCTTTAGTGGGACCCTCTGACCGGCGCTGCAAGGAGGACGAAAGATACCTCCAGACCATCATGGATGCTAACGCACAGTCGCACAAACTCACCATATTTGACGCCCGACAGAGCAGCGTGGCAGACAACAACAAG gcTAAGGATGGTGGTTATGAGAGTGAGAGTTTCTATCACAACGTAGAACTCAACTTCCTGGAGATCCCCAACATCCACGTGATGAGGGAGTCACTGAGGAAACTGAAGGAAGTGGTCTACCCTAGTACCGATGAGGCTCACTGGCACTCTGCAGTCGACCAGACACACTGGCTAGAGTACATGCGG GTCCTCCTTGTGGGTGCAGTGCGTATAGCTGACAAGCTGGAGTCTGGTAAAACCTCTGTGGTGGTCCACTGTAGTGATGGGTGGGACCGGACAGCCCAGCTCACCTCTCTGGCCATGCTGATGCTGGACAGCCACTACCGCACCCTCAGGGGCTTCCAG GTGCTGCTGGAGAAGGAGTGGATCAGCTTCGGACACAAGTTCGCCGCG CGTGTGGGCCATGGGGATGAGAACCATGCCAACTCGGAGAGATCACCTCTCTTCATCCAATTTATAGACTGTGTCTGGCAGATGACCCGACAG TTCCCTGCAGCATTTGAGTTCAATGAGTTGTTCCTAATCACCATTCTGGACCACCTCTACAGCTGTCTCTTTGGTACGTTCCTCTACAACAGCGAACAGGAGAGAGTCGCCAAT GAAGTCCAGACTAAGACAGTCTCTTTATGGTCCTACATCAACAGTCAACCAGAGGACTTCACCAACCCGTTCTATGTGGACTATGAGCACCACGTCCTGTACCCTCTGGCTAGTGTTAGACACCTGGAGCTGTGGACCGGGTATTACGTGCGATGGAACCCCCGTATGAGGCCGCAG ATGCCAGTGCACCAGAACCTGAAGGAGTTGTTGTTCCTGAAAGCTGAGTTACAGAGGAAGGTTGAAGAGCTACAGAGAGAAGCATCTTCATCACACGGCTCTCTTTCCTCTTCATCAGAACGCACATCATCACCGTCACACAGCGGGGGCACGCCCCTACACACCACCGTctga
- the mtmr1a gene encoding phosphatidylinositol-3-phosphate phosphatase MTMR1 isoform X5, protein MQVQVDEVPLVPGETIKAVAKDVMYICPFTGLVTGTLTSTNYKLYFISLERDTPFILDVNLGAISRLETISVQSHGENTQGMEIVCKDMRSPRFAYKKEDASQPEIVEVLTKHTFPLSNGLPLFAFLYKEKFLVDGWKVYDPISEYKRQGLPNESWTISKMNSSYEVCDTYPALLVIPTSIKDDDLKRVVAFRARHRIPVLSWIHPESQATIVRSSQPLVGPSDRRCKEDERYLQTIMDANAQSHKLTIFDARQSSVADNNKAKDGGYESESFYHNVELNFLEIPNIHVMRESLRKLKEVVYPSTDEAHWHSAVDQTHWLEYMRVLLVGAVRIADKLESGKTSVVVHCSDGWDRTAQLTSLAMLMLDSHYRTLRGFQVLLEKEWISFGHKFAARVGHGDENHANSERSPLFIQFIDCVWQMTRQFPAAFEFNELFLITILDHLYSCLFGTFLYNSEQERVANEVQTKTVSLWSYINSQPEDFTNPFYVDYEHHVLYPLASVRHLELWTGYYVRWNPRMRPQMPVHQNLKELLFLKAELQRKVEELQREASSSHGSLSSSSERTSSPSHSGGTPLHTTV, encoded by the exons ATGCAGGTCCAGGTGGATGAGGTTCCACTGGTTCCGGGAGAGACCATCAAGGCTGTGG CCAAGGATGTGATGTACATCTGTCCCTTCACTGGCTTGGTGACAGGAACCCTCACCAGCACCAACTATAAACTATACTTTATCAGCCTGGAGAGG GATACTCCGTTCATCCTGGATGTGAACCTGGGAGCGATCAGTCGTCTCGAGACCATCAGTGTCCAGAGTCATGGAGAGAACACACAGGGCATGGAGATAGTCTGTAAG gaCATGCGTAGTCCCAGGTTTGCCTATAAGAAGGAGGACGCCAGCCAACCAGAGATAGTGGAGGTTCTAACAAAACACACCTTCCCCCTATCAAATGGCCTG CCCTTGTTTGCATTCCTGTATAAGGAGAAGTTTCTTGTGGACGGATGGAAGGTGTACGATCCCATATCTGAGTACAAGAgacag GGTCTTCCCAACGAGAGTTGGACCATCAGTAAGATGAACAGTAGTTATGAGGTGTGTGACACCTACCCTGCCCTGCTGGTCATCCCCACTAGCATCAAGGACGACGACCTCAAACGAGTTGTGGCCTTCAGGGCCAGGCACCGCATACCG GTATTGTCATGGATCCACCCGGAGAGCCAGGCCACTATAGTCCGTAGCAGTCAGCCTTTAGTGGGACCCTCTGACCGGCGCTGCAAGGAGGACGAAAGATACCTCCAGACCATCATGGATGCTAACGCACAGTCGCACAAACTCACCATATTTGACGCCCGACAGAGCAGCGTGGCAGACAACAACAAG gcTAAGGATGGTGGTTATGAGAGTGAGAGTTTCTATCACAACGTAGAACTCAACTTCCTGGAGATCCCCAACATCCACGTGATGAGGGAGTCACTGAGGAAACTGAAGGAAGTGGTCTACCCTAGTACCGATGAGGCTCACTGGCACTCTGCAGTCGACCAGACACACTGGCTAGAGTACATGCGG GTCCTCCTTGTGGGTGCAGTGCGTATAGCTGACAAGCTGGAGTCTGGTAAAACCTCTGTGGTGGTCCACTGTAGTGATGGGTGGGACCGGACAGCCCAGCTCACCTCTCTGGCCATGCTGATGCTGGACAGCCACTACCGCACCCTCAGGGGCTTCCAG GTGCTGCTGGAGAAGGAGTGGATCAGCTTCGGACACAAGTTCGCCGCG CGTGTGGGCCATGGGGATGAGAACCATGCCAACTCGGAGAGATCACCTCTCTTCATCCAATTTATAGACTGTGTCTGGCAGATGACCCGACAG TTCCCTGCAGCATTTGAGTTCAATGAGTTGTTCCTAATCACCATTCTGGACCACCTCTACAGCTGTCTCTTTGGTACGTTCCTCTACAACAGCGAACAGGAGAGAGTCGCCAAT GAAGTCCAGACTAAGACAGTCTCTTTATGGTCCTACATCAACAGTCAACCAGAGGACTTCACCAACCCGTTCTATGTGGACTATGAGCACCACGTCCTGTACCCTCTGGCTAGTGTTAGACACCTGGAGCTGTGGACCGGGTATTACGTGCGATGGAACCCCCGTATGAGGCCGCAG ATGCCAGTGCACCAGAACCTGAAGGAGTTGTTGTTCCTGAAAGCTGAGTTACAGAGGAAGGTTGAAGAGCTACAGAGAGAAGCATCTTCATCACACGGCTCTCTTTCCTCTTCATCAGAACGCACATCATCACCGTCACACAGCGGGGGCACGCCCCTACACACCACCGTctga